The Bacteroidales bacterium genome includes a window with the following:
- a CDS encoding tetratricopeptide repeat protein, giving the protein MKKLVYIFLLITIVASCSQKTDSREKHIENISKHEMFIDSIRQIRPATPDEMFELIDNYYLFWQAYKQDSLSPIYLYRAAEASLYINQGIKAISYLKQIESGYPDFPNMGNVIFLIGFTYDNNVMDIDAAREYYEKFLEKYPEHPLANDTKILIENLGKSPEELIREFEAKNKSN; this is encoded by the coding sequence ATGAAAAAATTAGTTTACATCTTCCTGTTAATTACAATAGTAGCATCATGCTCGCAAAAAACAGATTCACGAGAGAAGCATATCGAAAATATAAGCAAGCATGAAATGTTTATCGACAGTATAAGACAAATACGACCGGCAACGCCAGATGAAATGTTCGAACTGATTGATAATTACTACCTGTTTTGGCAAGCGTACAAACAAGACTCTTTAAGCCCAATATATCTTTATCGTGCGGCTGAAGCGTCGTTGTACATAAATCAAGGTATTAAAGCCATATCATATTTAAAACAGATAGAGTCAGGCTATCCAGATTTTCCAAATATGGGCAATGTTATTTTTTTGATAGGCTTTACCTACGATAACAACGTAATGGACATTGATGCAGCGCGTGAGTATTATGAAAAATTTCTTGAAAAATACCCTGAGCATCCGTTGGCAAACGATACCAAAATTTTAATCGAAAATTTAGGGAAGTCTCCGGAGGAATTGATTAGAGAGTTTGAAGCAAAAAACAAAAGCAATTAG
- a CDS encoding T9SS type A sorting domain-containing protein: MKSIKTLISALMIISWATIVPAQIIMPDSNDPRDLEGMETGEPREKIWSPYGWAFTPKGNLKVLVIFAGFEDNNVGAQDPNNEDWPAHITQGDNQGLPSYVDPETGKMDDFLFENLSDFVTVIAANPQNQSISRYYHDMSMGKFRFTGEAFKDPETNKPVRINIKPGGNPPADEWYWCNKKVMEKISRDYPSFDFSVFDNRTNRPKYLYDNSLSNPDSIVDCLIFIWRYSPDWTNQPFTGMNTWGGSHGGFAGGAPGVTIGIYSFNTVYTLTLNLRDKYAVQESFVHEIAHDVFDCPHVFGANGVVGSRWHFSAGGWGMIKGSEYMVSANAWERYLLGWIDIKSNNEDADILSPEHLNKTGIYTIRDFVTYGDAIRIKIPHVESTYLWIENHQRLSAWDFKSGEGSTPSLWYPNDNSFDTIPRPEKGIYMYIDNTRYSRDSIFPALGPGANGLKALNAQGNFNYTHSTLATSNPEVFWGNVLFTFTRGEENPISGISPFSSYPDNYPNNPLGPPTYDNTILYNTGSNSAKNEAHFIIKESIEPTPRLTYAALSGLNHVSKEILGRRSDAFQEGDEVGLSGIVPILNYPKYSMAQEAIEPYILNNISVKILSFNTVDRSFQIKIDFNDNEIRSSKNWAGDIQLVKQRDDNEADVILKQGNTLRIVKSGVPNRHTKTVANDFINPTFLTLLDCAYFKQETNSHVSVEDNSSLVLKSGSTYEISDNATLHIKNNATFKMEPCSRLIIRGNGKIIFDLDTYMNIANGAVLAFERDTQNISYTLGRVIIDGINPASVLLEPRIITDHQVWENKGRLISLPIIVESGGVLEIKSTPESSVLNFYESSIIVKPGGKLILEDIRLTNVCNKQWYGIELHGNRLAPQTPEEQPVVELRNEAIIENAVFGIFAGDRNNPGVYGGGIICAEGANFKDCDNGIVMHEYRNYSPQNPNIEINNRSYIQKCTFQTTNNFDYLKQRSTAIWLWGVKGVQILGNTFTSYKKYHGNGIVLEGTKSTIIATALGENFGDKISNIFNNLESAIYILSSANTTIEENSFQNNHIAITNDGNCSGTIINNTILNPAYCGIFAFSGNNFKIMQNNIRGNNSGIGIIANRTGLQEIYKNNLSKLETGIYASENPLLKLNCNILNDNNYHLKIVKDGAHWLQGSENLPTGNQFFPECNGTNTEIYTENATSIMIYHHYDNQEHEPLCKRGVYLSPTTSINQCLDRNPNDRIPTEQELISLNEDIESGEEFLSRLVDGGDTPALVQTVEDAESGEEYNLLNDLLDKSPFLSEDVLVTTASEEEVLPNLFIANILEANPQAAKSAEVQEALDNRINQMPEYLREIINSGLDIISAKEEIEMQVAEKIWQREVLLSDLISYYLNDSTANRSAEAEALMLAENTLYYDYMMIDRYLSTQRFSQAQELFGSLPNKYNLEGSQLDEYNQMSQIVDIHVALGDGNYFNLSAEQKSILYQLAEDTESQAGSIARAILVLVDQARFPLPEITLPEEDEGKGHGSTVVQKNEFAFSINPNPAEDYFIVKYNLAAEVFESAELRLFNNKGVEVYQQQLTKPAFEILVATDKFEPGIYLCRLYDTGKEVGAKPLVIKPSQIVDSQFEDQAEQLLEGKPYFFLYPNPAKVEVTLCSSRTQDCTIEVFNERGQLVSKLQNISTTNTLHTGEFTPGIYHVRLVEKGLVVETVKLIVQ, from the coding sequence ATGAAATCTATCAAGACTTTAATTTCAGCACTAATGATCATTTCTTGGGCAACTATAGTACCTGCTCAAATCATTATGCCAGACTCTAACGATCCACGCGATTTAGAGGGAATGGAAACTGGCGAACCAAGAGAAAAAATATGGTCACCGTATGGCTGGGCTTTTACACCTAAAGGCAACTTAAAAGTGTTGGTCATCTTTGCAGGTTTCGAAGATAATAATGTAGGTGCGCAAGACCCGAACAATGAAGATTGGCCCGCACATATAACACAAGGAGACAACCAAGGACTTCCAAGCTACGTCGATCCTGAGACAGGTAAGATGGACGACTTCCTGTTTGAGAACCTAAGCGACTTTGTTACTGTAATTGCAGCGAATCCACAGAACCAAAGCATATCTCGATATTATCATGATATGTCCATGGGAAAGTTTAGGTTTACGGGCGAAGCATTTAAAGACCCTGAGACCAACAAACCCGTTCGTATAAACATTAAACCCGGTGGTAACCCTCCTGCTGATGAATGGTATTGGTGTAATAAAAAGGTTATGGAAAAAATAAGTAGAGACTATCCTAGTTTCGATTTTTCAGTTTTTGACAATCGCACCAACCGTCCCAAATACTTATACGATAACTCTTTATCGAATCCCGATAGTATAGTTGACTGTTTGATATTTATTTGGAGGTACTCCCCTGATTGGACAAATCAGCCTTTTACAGGTATGAATACATGGGGTGGTTCTCACGGAGGTTTTGCTGGTGGAGCACCTGGTGTTACTATTGGTATCTACTCTTTTAATACTGTTTATACGTTAACACTTAATTTGCGCGACAAATATGCTGTGCAAGAGTCGTTTGTACACGAAATAGCACACGACGTTTTTGATTGTCCTCATGTTTTTGGAGCCAACGGGGTTGTTGGTAGTAGATGGCATTTTTCTGCAGGTGGCTGGGGTATGATTAAAGGTTCCGAGTATATGGTATCTGCCAATGCTTGGGAGCGATATTTGCTAGGTTGGATTGATATTAAAAGTAATAATGAGGATGCAGATATTTTATCACCCGAACATTTAAATAAAACAGGTATTTATACGATTCGCGATTTTGTTACCTACGGTGATGCAATAAGGATAAAGATTCCACACGTAGAAAGCACCTACCTTTGGATAGAGAACCACCAAAGGCTTAGCGCGTGGGATTTTAAAAGTGGAGAGGGTTCCACTCCATCTTTGTGGTACCCTAATGATAATAGCTTTGACACTATCCCCAGACCTGAAAAAGGGATATATATGTATATAGACAATACACGCTATTCTAGAGATTCTATATTTCCTGCATTAGGTCCAGGAGCGAATGGACTTAAAGCCCTTAATGCACAAGGGAATTTTAACTATACACACTCTACGCTTGCCACGAGTAATCCAGAAGTCTTTTGGGGAAACGTGTTGTTTACTTTCACACGTGGTGAGGAGAATCCGATTTCAGGTATAAGTCCATTTAGCTCATATCCAGACAACTACCCCAATAATCCTTTGGGACCTCCAACATATGATAATACAATCCTATATAATACTGGATCTAATTCCGCAAAAAACGAGGCTCATTTTATAATAAAAGAGTCGATTGAGCCTACGCCCCGACTAACTTACGCCGCACTTTCGGGTCTGAACCATGTATCTAAGGAGATATTGGGTCGCAGATCAGATGCTTTTCAGGAAGGAGATGAAGTGGGGCTATCCGGTATAGTTCCCATATTAAACTATCCCAAATACAGTATGGCTCAAGAGGCTATAGAACCATATATACTGAACAATATTTCTGTTAAAATTTTATCATTCAATACAGTTGACCGTTCATTCCAAATAAAGATTGATTTTAACGACAATGAAATACGCTCCTCTAAGAACTGGGCGGGTGACATACAACTCGTAAAACAAAGGGATGATAACGAAGCTGATGTTATTTTAAAACAGGGAAATACGCTTAGAATAGTAAAATCGGGGGTTCCAAATCGCCATACAAAAACGGTGGCAAACGATTTTATCAATCCAACTTTCTTAACCTTACTTGACTGTGCTTATTTCAAACAAGAGACTAATTCTCACGTCTCTGTAGAAGACAATAGTAGCTTGGTGCTAAAGTCAGGCTCGACTTATGAGATATCAGATAATGCAACTCTCCACATAAAGAACAATGCCACTTTTAAAATGGAACCATGTTCCAGACTAATAATTCGTGGCAATGGTAAAATTATTTTCGATCTTGACACTTACATGAATATTGCAAACGGAGCAGTCCTCGCGTTCGAGAGAGATACTCAAAATATTTCTTACACTTTAGGAAGAGTCATTATAGACGGAATTAACCCAGCTAGTGTATTGCTTGAGCCACGAATAATAACCGATCATCAAGTTTGGGAAAACAAAGGACGTTTGATTTCCTTACCAATCATCGTTGAGTCTGGGGGCGTACTGGAAATTAAAAGTACACCCGAATCGTCTGTCTTAAATTTTTACGAATCTTCTATAATTGTGAAACCCGGTGGTAAACTGATTCTTGAAGATATCAGACTTACTAACGTATGTAACAAGCAGTGGTATGGTATTGAACTGCACGGCAACAGACTCGCACCTCAGACCCCCGAAGAACAACCCGTGGTAGAACTGAGAAATGAGGCAATAATCGAAAATGCTGTTTTTGGCATTTTTGCGGGCGACCGAAACAATCCAGGTGTATATGGAGGTGGGATTATATGTGCCGAAGGTGCAAATTTCAAGGACTGTGATAATGGTATTGTCATGCACGAATACAGAAACTATTCACCACAGAACCCAAATATTGAAATAAACAATCGTAGTTATATACAAAAGTGTACCTTTCAAACAACAAATAACTTTGATTATTTAAAACAACGTTCAACAGCTATTTGGTTGTGGGGTGTTAAAGGGGTTCAGATACTTGGAAACACCTTTACGTCGTACAAAAAATATCATGGTAACGGAATTGTTTTGGAAGGAACAAAATCTACTATTATCGCTACAGCTCTAGGAGAGAATTTCGGTGACAAAATATCAAATATATTTAACAACCTTGAAAGTGCAATTTATATTTTAAGTTCAGCTAATACCACAATAGAAGAAAACTCGTTTCAAAACAACCATATAGCCATCACTAACGATGGGAATTGTTCTGGAACAATCATCAATAACACTATATTGAATCCGGCTTATTGCGGAATATTTGCCTTTAGTGGCAATAATTTTAAAATAATGCAAAACAATATCAGAGGTAATAATTCTGGAATAGGTATTATTGCTAATAGAACTGGGCTTCAAGAGATTTATAAAAATAATTTAAGTAAATTGGAAACTGGGATATATGCCTCTGAAAATCCGCTGTTAAAACTTAATTGCAATATTTTAAATGATAACAACTATCATTTAAAAATAGTCAAGGACGGTGCTCATTGGTTACAAGGTTCAGAGAACTTACCGACAGGAAACCAATTTTTTCCGGAGTGTAATGGAACGAATACCGAAATTTATACGGAAAATGCAACTTCGATCATGATTTATCATCATTATGACAATCAAGAGCATGAGCCATTATGTAAAAGGGGAGTATACCTGTCCCCAACTACGAGCATCAATCAATGTCTCGACCGTAATCCCAACGACCGTATTCCTACTGAACAGGAGCTTATAAGTCTAAATGAAGATATTGAAAGTGGGGAGGAGTTTCTATCCCGATTGGTTGATGGTGGAGATACTCCCGCTTTAGTGCAAACTGTTGAAGATGCTGAAAGTGGAGAGGAGTACAATTTATTGAATGATCTGTTGGATAAATCGCCATTCCTATCGGAAGATGTGTTGGTAACAACAGCTTCAGAAGAGGAGGTTCTGCCCAATCTGTTTATTGCTAATATATTAGAGGCAAACCCACAGGCAGCAAAATCCGCAGAAGTTCAGGAGGCATTAGATAACCGCATAAACCAAATGCCCGAATATCTGCGTGAAATCATAAATAGCGGACTTGACATAATTTCAGCAAAAGAGGAGATAGAGATGCAGGTTGCTGAAAAAATATGGCAAAGAGAGGTGCTGCTTTCCGACTTAATTTCTTACTACCTTAACGACTCAACTGCCAACCGTTCAGCCGAAGCCGAAGCGTTAATGTTAGCCGAAAACACCCTCTATTACGATTATATGATGATAGACCGCTATTTGTCAACCCAACGTTTTTCACAAGCTCAGGAGTTGTTTGGGTCATTGCCAAATAAGTACAACCTTGAAGGCTCACAATTAGACGAATACAATCAGATGTCTCAAATTGTTGATATCCACGTTGCACTTGGAGATGGCAACTACTTTAATTTGAGCGCTGAGCAAAAGAGCATTTTGTATCAATTAGCTGAGGATACTGAATCACAAGCTGGTAGTATTGCCCGCGCTATATTGGTTTTGGTAGATCAAGCAAGATTCCCGCTTCCTGAAATAACTTTGCCCGAGGAAGATGAGGGCAAAGGTCATGGCAGTACAGTTGTTCAAAAGAACGAATTTGCATTCTCGATTAATCCTAACCCAGCAGAGGATTACTTTATAGTCAAGTACAATTTAGCTGCCGAAGTTTTCGAAAGTGCAGAACTGCGACTATTTAATAATAAAGGGGTTGAAGTTTATCAGCAACAACTTACAAAACCTGCTTTCGAGATACTTGTGGCTACAGACAAGTTCGAGCCGGGAATTTACCTATGCCGTTTATACGATACAGGCAAAGAGGTTGGAGCTAAACCGTTGGTTATAAAACCATCACAAATTGTCGATTCCCAATTTGAAGATCAAGCCGAGCAGTTACTTGAAGGTAAACCTTATTTCTTCCTCTATCCCAACCCTGCGAAAGTAGAAGTAACACTATGTAGCAGTCGCACACAAGACTGTACCATAGAGGTATTTAACGAACGTGGACAGTTGGTCTCAAAACTGCAAAATATCAGCACCACAAACACCTTGCATACAGGCGAGTTTACACCTGGTATCTACCATGTGCGTTTGGTGGAAAAAGGTCTTGTTGTTGAAACAGTAAAATTGATTGTTCAATAA